In one window of Zingiber officinale cultivar Zhangliang chromosome 11A, Zo_v1.1, whole genome shotgun sequence DNA:
- the LOC122032552 gene encoding uncharacterized protein LOC122032552 isoform X3, with amino-acid sequence MELFTEDRDSGRSMSLRRRAKGDMATGHKDLRMLVVGGIARSRDFGGDSRWERLMMSTLLVRKIFVIRKAHGRSRRGGGMDALYCPLFGSAVHTGSTARDFRFFVFWMGNVEELLFLLINIY; translated from the exons ATGGAGCTCTTCACCGAGGATCGGGACTCCGGCCGATCAATGTCCCTACGCCGGCGAGCTAAGGGGGACATGGCAACTGGGCACAAGGACCTTCGCATGCTCGTTGTCGGCGGGATCGCACGGTCTAGGGATTTCGGCGGCGACTCGAGGTGGGAAAG ACTCATGATGTCTACATTACTGGTGAGGAAGATTTTCGTGATACGGAAGGCCCAcggacggagtagacgaggaggcgggatggacgcatTGTACTGTCCGTTGTTCGGGAGTGCAGTGCACACTGGCTCTACCGCGAGAGATtttcgtttctttgttttttGGATGGGAAATGTTGAGGAGTTATTGTTCTTATTGATAAACATTTATTGA
- the LOC122032552 gene encoding uncharacterized protein LOC122032552 isoform X1 — translation MELFTEDRDSGRSMSLRRRAKGDMATGHKDLRMLVVGGIARSRDFGGDSRWERQVLLLCRLMMSTLQVRKIFVIRKAHGRSRRGGGMDAWYTVRCPGVQCIPGLPREIFVSLFFRLMMSTLLVRKIFVIRKAHGRSRRGGGMDALYCPLFGSAVHTGSTARDFRFFVFWMGNVEELLFLLINIY, via the exons ATGGAGCTCTTCACCGAGGATCGGGACTCCGGCCGATCAATGTCCCTACGCCGGCGAGCTAAGGGGGACATGGCAACTGGGCACAAGGACCTTCGCATGCTCGTTGTCGGCGGGATCGCACGGTCTAGGGATTTCGGCGGCGACTCGAGGTGGGAAAGGCAAGTACTTCTACTATGTAG ACTCATGATGTCTACCTTACAAGTGAGGAAGATTTTCGTGATACGGAAGGCCCAcggacggagtagacgaggaggcgggatggacgcatggtACACTGTCCGTTGTCCGGGAGTGCAGTGCATACCGGGTCTACCGCGAGAGATTTTCGTTTCTTTGTTTTTCAG ACTCATGATGTCTACATTACTGGTGAGGAAGATTTTCGTGATACGGAAGGCCCAcggacggagtagacgaggaggcgggatggacgcatTGTACTGTCCGTTGTTCGGGAGTGCAGTGCACACTGGCTCTACCGCGAGAGATtttcgtttctttgttttttGGATGGGAAATGTTGAGGAGTTATTGTTCTTATTGATAAACATTTATTGA
- the LOC122032552 gene encoding uncharacterized protein LOC122032552 isoform X2 yields MELFTEDRDSGRSMSLRRRAKGDMATGHKDLRMLVVGGIARSRDFGGDSRWERLMMSTLQVRKIFVIRKAHGRSRRGGGMDAWYTVRCPGVQCIPGLPREIFVSLFFRLMMSTLLVRKIFVIRKAHGRSRRGGGMDALYCPLFGSAVHTGSTARDFRFFVFWMGNVEELLFLLINIY; encoded by the exons ATGGAGCTCTTCACCGAGGATCGGGACTCCGGCCGATCAATGTCCCTACGCCGGCGAGCTAAGGGGGACATGGCAACTGGGCACAAGGACCTTCGCATGCTCGTTGTCGGCGGGATCGCACGGTCTAGGGATTTCGGCGGCGACTCGAGGTGGGAAAG ACTCATGATGTCTACCTTACAAGTGAGGAAGATTTTCGTGATACGGAAGGCCCAcggacggagtagacgaggaggcgggatggacgcatggtACACTGTCCGTTGTCCGGGAGTGCAGTGCATACCGGGTCTACCGCGAGAGATTTTCGTTTCTTTGTTTTTCAG ACTCATGATGTCTACATTACTGGTGAGGAAGATTTTCGTGATACGGAAGGCCCAcggacggagtagacgaggaggcgggatggacgcatTGTACTGTCCGTTGTTCGGGAGTGCAGTGCACACTGGCTCTACCGCGAGAGATtttcgtttctttgttttttGGATGGGAAATGTTGAGGAGTTATTGTTCTTATTGATAAACATTTATTGA